A window of Argopecten irradians isolate NY chromosome 1, Ai_NY, whole genome shotgun sequence contains these coding sequences:
- the LOC138320454 gene encoding ubiquitin carboxyl-terminal hydrolase 5-like, protein MSLGSLSQHLTKIKSPFGGEKVFKDECAFCFDNPESETGLYVCMNKFIGLGKRFVESYYRKTGNAVFLHLKRIRKELPQEEESPPEKKPTKMAIGLEGGFNPDEKKYVFEEQNSVVVLPEWTVIPLDTPDLPDIVQISVAAILGADDAWKLAEAAAMSGTWEGEKRKVSKHAENLKQLDNGKKIPPCGWKCEKCDLTTNLWLNLTDGSILCGRRFFDGSGGNNHAVEHYEVMRNPLAVKLGTITIDGADVFSYDEDDMVEDPYLAKHLAHFGINITSLEKTDKTMVEMEIDINQKIGEWDVIQEAGSQLIPLYGPGYTGMRNLGNSCYMNSVMQVMFTIPDFVQRYCDNAADIFQCASDEPSSDFIVQMAKLGVGLNSGEYSKPPPEGVNENILPPTGVRPQMFKTLVGHGHPEFSTKRQQDAQEFFLHLINLIERNTGGQVNPTGSMKFQVEERVECMQSRKVKYTNRCDYCLALPVPVEAAINKDEVVQYEAKKKEVEAVGKTLDPKELVRPRIPLSACLQCFQADEIVDDFYSSAVKGKCTARKSTRLSSFPDYLMVQLKKFTVGEDWVPKKLDVSIDVPEELDLASLRGSGLQPGEEELPQEQEDTPPAVQIDEAVVAQLMDMGFPLEGCKRAVFNTNNSGAEAAMNWVMEHMGDPDFATPFTPPGAKKSSSKDFVPDENNLVMIMSMGFTRDQAVKALKATDNNVERAADWIFSHVDELNAPMETEEPAGAGAGPSQPAFRDGREKYRLKAFISHMGTSTMVGHYVCHIRKDGRWVIFNDEKVALSENPPRDLAYLYLYERV, encoded by the exons ATGTCTCTTGGCTCCCTGTCTCAACACTTGACTAAAATCAAGTCTCCATTTGGAGGAGAGAAAGTTTTCAAGGATGAATGTGCCTTTTGCTTTGATAATCCT GAAAGTGAAACTGGGTTGTATGTGTGTATGAACAAGTTTATTGGACTTGGAAAGAGATTTGTTGAAAGTTACTACAGAAAAACGGGAAATGCAGTATTTCTTCATCTGAAGAGAATTAGAAAGGAG CTGCCTCAAGAAGAAGAATCTCCACCAGagaaaaaaccaacaaaaatgGCCATAG GTCTTGAGGGTGGATTTAACCCTGATGAGAAAAAGTATGTGTTTGAGGAGCAGAATTCCGTTGTGGTGTTGCCAGAATGGACAGTTATTCCACTAGACACTCCAGACCTACCAGATATA GTGCAGATCTCTGTAGCAGCCATTTTAGGGGCGGACGATGCCTGGAAATTGGCTGAAGCTGCAGCTATGTCTGGGACATGGGAGGGAGAAAAGCGCAAAGTCTCAAA GCATGCAGAGAACCTTAAACAGCTGGACAATGGAAAGAAAATTCCACCATGTGGTTGGAAATGTGAGAAATGCGACCTCACTACCAATTTATGGCTCAATTTGACTGACGGTAGCATCCTGTGTGGCAGACGATTCTTTGATGGCAGTGGTGGCAACAACCACGCTGTTGAACATTACGAGGTGATGCGCAACCCTCTGGCTGTCAAACTGGGGACTATTACTATTGATGGAGCTG ATGTGTTTTCGTATGATGAAGATGATATGGTGGAAGATCCATACCTCGCTAAACATCTTGCTCACTTTGGTATCAACATCACTTCTCTGGAGAAG ACTGACAAAACAATGGTTGAGATGGAAATCGACATTAACCAGAAGATCGGAGAATGGGACGTGATTCAGGAAGCGGGCAGTCAGTTAATTCCCCTGTATGGTCCGGGATATACAGGCATGCGTAACCTTGGTAACAGCTGTTACATGAACAGTGTGATGCAGGTGATGTTCACTATTCCAGACTTTGTACAAAG GTACTGTGACAATGCTGCTGACATATTCCAGTGTGCCTCAGACGAACCCTCTTCTGACTTCATTGTACAGAT GGCCAAATTAGGAGTAGGTCTAAACAGTGGAGAGTATTCCAAACCTCCTCCAGAGGGTGTCAACGAAAACATCCTG CCTCCTACTGGTGTGCGTCCTCAGATGTTTAAGACATTGGTAGGACATGGACATCCAGAGTTTTCTACCAAGCGACAACAGGATGCCCAGGAATTCTTTCTCCATTTAATTAATCTTATTGAG AGAAATACTGGAGGACAGGTTAACCCTACGGGGAGTATGAAGTTTCAAGTGGAAGAGAGAGTAGAATGTATGCAAAGTCGTAAAGTGAAATATACCAACAGATGTGATTATTGTCTGGCTCTGCCTGTACCTGTGGAGGCAGCCATTAACAAAG ATGAAGTTGTACAATACGAAGCAAAGAAGAAAGAAGTGGAAGCAGTAGGAAAAACTCT AGACCCCAAAGAGCTTGTACGGCCAAGAATTCCTTTGTCTGCTTGTCTACAGTGTTTCCAAGCAGATGAAATTGTGGATGACTTTTACAGTTCAGCAGTGAAAGGAAAATGCACAGCTAGAAA aagcACACGTCTTTCTTCTTTCCCTGATTATTTGATGGTGCAATTAAAGAAATTCACAGTCGGAGAAGACTGGGTTCCCAAAAAACTTG ACGTATCTATTGACGTGCCCGAGGAATTAGACCTAGCCTCACTTAGGGGGAGTGGCTTACAGCCAGGAGAGGAGGAGTTACCACAGGAACAGGAGGACACGCCTCCTG CTGTACAGATAGACGAGGCTGTGGTGGCCCAGCTCATGGACATGGGCTTTCCTCTAGAGGGCTGTAAACGGGCCGTGTTCAACACCAACAACAGTGGGGCAGAGGCAGCCATGAACTGGGTCATGGAACACATGGGTGACCCAG ATTTTGCCACTCCTTTTACACCACCGGGAGCCAAGAAATCCTCCTCCAAGGACTTTGTACCTGATGAGAATAACCTAGTCATGATCATGTCCATGGGTTTTACCAGAGACCAAGCTGTCAAGGCTCTCAAGGCCACA GACAACAATGTAGAGAGAGCAGCAGACTGGATTTTCAGTCATGTTGATGAATTAAACGCTCCAATGGAAACAGAGGAACCAGCTGGAGCTGGGGCTGGCCCATCACAGCCTGCTTTCAGGGACGGACGAGAAA AGTACCGTCTGAAAGCTTTCATCAGTCACATGGGCACCTCTACTATGGTTGGTCATTACGTCTGTCACATTCGTAAAGATGGCCGCTGGGTGATATTTAACGATGAGAAGGTGGCGCTCTCCGAAAATCCGCCCAGAGATCTAGCGTACCTGTACTTATATGAGCGAGTGTGA
- the LOC138320473 gene encoding cell division cycle-associated protein 3-like has product MGLANSKTDFGEGEMITPPRTGTHKRIMDHEFDPRSPSVGITRTPIIVEKTPEGLLDPRSPSVGIVRTPITTSMHESRLTQDRLPLMPNLVDEGDDDTDEKLEDTDDLLREFDNLQKMTIGEKKLKDDPLQYVYKDQVETTMQRKPAKPPQPKQLFPKRHSSLNKDNTRSPLATRTVDMNSPRVIIQQKQTKRMETAKSCVQEVIGSGRYCVQEKENVEY; this is encoded by the exons ATGGGTCTTGCCAACAGTAAAACTGACTTTGGTGAAGGAGAGATGATCACACCTCCACGCACCGGTACACACAAAAGAATAATGGATCATGAGTTTGACCCCAGATCACCCTCAGTTGGGATAACGAGGACGCCCATTATAGTGGAGAAAACCCCTGAGGGTCTGTTGGATCCTCGGTCACCATCTGTAGGAATAGTCAGGACTCCTATTACTACTAGCATGCATG AGTCACGTCTGACCCAGGATCGGCTGCCATTAATGCCAAACCTTGTCGATGAAGGAGATGATGATACAGATGAAAAACTAGAGGATACAGATGACCTTCTACGCGAGTTTGATAACCTTCAGAAAATGACAATTGGAGAGAAAAAGCTCAAAGATGACCCACttcaatatgtatataaag ATCAAGTGGAGACAACTATGCAGAGAAAACCAGCAAAACCTCCTCAACCCAAACAGTTGTTCCCAAAACGTCACTCCTCTCTTAACAAGGACAATACACGATCACCCCTGGCAACAAGGACTGTGGATATGAACTCACCTCGTGTTATCATTCAACAGAAACAGACCAAAAGGATGGAGACGGCCAAATCGTGTGTACAGGAGGTGATAGGTAGTGGTCGGTACTGTGTGCAGGAGAAGGAGAATGTGGAGTACTGA